The genomic window TATATACTGAGGGTAATGTCAAAACACTTACCCTGTGCTCAATTATTGTCTAATTTTACCACAACTGGATGAGTACCGCTACTGGTAAACTATCAATTCGTCAGTGCAAAATCTGTTCAGTAGCTATTAATCTCGAAGAGTATgtaatatatgaaattttaattttggagtCAAATTCCGGAAACGCTTGGTATTGActgattgttgattgctttacACCGCACCAGCACACAAAGGCTATATAGCGGCGATGCTTTTTTTGTGGGTATGGCTTTTGTGATTATGTTTACTTGTGATCTTTTAGGTAGCTTATTTCGGAATAGCGTCAGACGCATTAAATTACTTTGAGAGAATTGGAATGACATGTGCAATACATTTTAACCCAGCTGATTTTCTGCGTAAGTATACAACTATATCAACAATTGGCATGTAGAATATAGAAAAAAGCATGCCAAATTATTACATATTAATAGTATTATTTTTATCTGTATTATGGTGTATACTTAGAGTAAACCAACACACATTGAAAAACACATAGAAAACAgattttcttttttgtctttCTATTGTTGTACAACAATTATattgcatttttcttttaaaaacatcagATATTGCGTACAAACatcaataaaaagtttttttttggatCGAGACAGCAATTTTGAGTACGTAAATAAAGTTGTCGCCGGATGTTTAGTAGTTTGTAATTGCTTCGAAAAAGTATGTAACTGTTTTACATCGatgttcattttattttagttGCTTTGTTGAGTAGAGATAATGAGACTAGCAAGAAAATACTAGAGGAAGCCGACAGGAATAAGTAAGTGATTATTTTGTTCTGGTAATCACGAAGATTGTTAATTCTTAAGAAAGAACGTGAAAAGTAGGGTTTAAGTACGGGTTGAAGAGATATAGAAGCATAAGGCTTAAAAAGTCATGTGtgttattgttttgaaaaaaaggtaGAATAACGACTCAACTCCAAGTGCAAATACTATGCAgtacttagtttaaacatattttatttgcttaaatgtgcaaaagggatgagacacaagttaatcaaacttatataGTCTTCTgccataacaatttataacaatagaatatttacaaagcatgcatacaaacaatacattaaatatatatataaaaaaatatttgaactgtGAAGAGATGGTGATAAGAGATAAGAGATATGCAATACTATAACTTTATATACAGCTTTTATTGATCGAGATCAGTGAATCCAATCAGATTGTGATTAACCAATGGTTATCTGTAAAAATAGGGAGAAATCGTTGTAATGTTATTGGAATATTGCATCGAGCAAATAATGATCCGAAAATAGGAAATAGTACTTTGAGACTGGTTTATAATGGAAACACTTAAATAAAATGATAGAAAGTAAGTTATCATTTCGACATGGGAAAAAAACCCAAGAAGTTAAAGCAAATACCTTGcagaaaaactaaatataaatacttataATCTAAGAAAATatcatagtttaaacatatttatttaaagtggattgggaaacaagttaatGCAAGttatatcaatccctttccactttgcgggtccAAGTGTTGCATTGTACATTTTGTAGCGCCTCTagtctgctctttttcgaaatctataaGGGTGCCTTCTACTTGCAAGAGATATAATGGCTCTTTCTTACCACGAGTCATCCACTTATCATCAACTTCCGAAGAACTATCATTGTTTCTCAAGATCacactcgcaaatggtgtcaagggagagtcgaaaattcagtccctgaaattacTTCCCGGagcggggatcgaaccaggaacctttctgttagtagtccgatgcactaactaCTTCACCACGGCTCTCCAGAAAATATCTTAAAGTCAATCTTAACTTTTTGGGCATATAAACTGTGAATTATGTTTCAGAAAGTTTGAAATAATATGTGGGCAGAGTCCTCTTCCAAACGGTCAGAATGGCCACTACAATCACAGCTATACAAATACATCTGATGCTGATATTTCAATAGCTGAATTAAGGACAAATGGTATGTTAAAGTTAAATTAATGTGACAGAAGTTTACCGATGTCCAAATCTTTTAAATTACGTGGAAGAGACAAATAATCATCACACTTTAACAATGACAACAACAATCCCAGGCGAGACACGGGGTTCCGCAGAACCCATACCAATATGGTCCCTGTAACAAATCTGTTCCGACCGCACATATATTAAATACATGAGCACTAGATTTTATCACCTTTGCATATATAGTCATATGTATGAATTTAGGATATTCAACAACACATTCAAATTTGTTTGATAAGATATACACAGGTTTTGGTATTTTTAGTTGATTGATGTACTTTAGTCGctgtcagctgaaattcgtagcggttatcagtaaaaaataatctaaactatcaaccACTTTCACTcgtgatatagtttttcacattctaTTCATGAATTgtcaaaagaaaaaccactactgacctaccttttaagtgattgcaCTGTTACGAAATAATCCTGATCtcacattttccagaatgttTTCCTTTGTAATTCCttcatcttcgtttctatgaggatccacggaaacacttccgaTAAAAACAATGgcggattccaccattcaaaatcgtcttggaaaatgtgaaggtcatgattatcacagtgcaatcacttaaaaggtaggtcagtagttgttttctttttggcgatttatgaatggaatgtgaaaaactatatcacgAGTAAAGGTGGTTGATTATTTTTACCGATTATCgttacgaatttcagctgacggcgactatagtagCGTATGGATTTTCCTATATTTgttcaaaaattattatataagcCTAATAGTTGAAAAAACTTGAATTAAATCTTAGTTGCAAAATTTAATGATCAATAATTTTTTACAGGCTCGGCTGTTTCGTTCGATAACATTTGTGCTGTTGGCATGGATACAGAGGATACATCCGTGCATTCCCATCATACATGGCCAACCTCGTTTTGGATGCAGTATCGTATGTTAACATGGAGACAATTCAGACAATCGAAGGGTCAAATCCTACACAAATATGAAGTGATACAGTCTTTACTCTTAGCAACGCTTGCTGGCATACTTTACTTCCAGACGGACTATTCTTACAGAACATTACGTGATAAAATGGGAACAGTAAGTTATTGGTCTTCTTCTCATTCTCGTTGACGTCTTTTTAAGAGATATagcaagatgtggtatgagtgccaatgaaataTCTCTCGATCCAAGTCACAGTTACTTCATAAAATGGGAACAataacttcttatttttttttttctcattcgtGTTGACGTCTTTTAAACAGACATTTTCTGATACTTTGTTTAAAAAGGAGTTAATAAGTTGGACTAACCAAGTATCATATATTAGTACAGTGTCTTATTAATATTGAATAGAAAAATTAGAAGATGTAGTATTTTGCCAATAACACAACTGTCTACAAGGGAACAAATGACACATAAGTTGATACCTACAGTTAaccataaggccttcaacaatgccgtatttgtggAGCTTTTCAGAATGTTTGgttatcaatgctcttcaactttgtacttgtttggcttcctTTGCTATTTTGGTATGAGCGTCACTTGTGgatcttatgtagatgaaacgcacgtatggtgtaataaattataagcctggtacctttgataactattagcatgtcgaaatgtcctattgtaatgttttttttgtgtatttcacTGTCCTGAAGGTTCTTACATTATTTTGTACTGTAATCCTGTCAtctaatgttgtcattttagtgtgaTATTTTtcattgccattaaagcgcgaggtttggctagccgcaaaaccaggttcaccccaccattttttaaaaatgtcctgtaccaagtcaggaaaatggcagttgttatcttatagttcgtttctgtgtttgttgcattgtcgtttttttttgttgcacttcagtgtttctggtATTTCGTTGTTGTCCTATTATAGATAATGTGTTTACTTCAGCTTTAGTTTGTTacacggatttgttttctctcaatcgatttatgactcttgaacagcggtatactactgtttccttatTTGAGAGAGGCACACATAGAATGTGGCAAGGTATTTTTACATTTACACAACAGAAACAGTGCAGATCTGAGAGAATCGTAGTTACTGACAGGCATTTCAAAGCCGATGACAACTACTAAACATTATGCATATTAAGGACTTTAAATGGTAAAACAATAGaattaattgaaaaaatcataaacaaaaacaagtgaGATATGATATGATTTCCATTAACGCAACTATCCTCAAGAGATCAAATGGCGTGGAGTTAAGCTACTATATGTCACGGTACAGTCACTAGCAAAGCACAACAGCCAGactgtatttcaaatataaagggtccagacatgacaaaatgttaaacaattcaaatgagaaaaactaaaatttaagaattgaaagACCAATTAACAAAAAACGAATTCATCAAACAGCAACCAAGTATTACACGATACAGACTCCGCCCTGTTTTTGGACCGGCATGCACTGAATTTAGTGGTGTTAAATATTTGCTTTTAATTGTGTCTAATATAACCAATGCTTGATTTTCTAAACATAATGTTTTAGTTACAtagtatatgttttgtttttttcagattttctTTAGTGTTACTTATTGGGGATTTAATTGTATAATTGCCACAGTAACAGGATGTAAGTATAAAGCTCCTGTCACAACAAACTCGTTTTCACTCCGTTCTGAAAAATGAAGCCAACCGTATTAATCTGAGTAAAAAAGAAGTCGACGTAGAAACAACCTTTTACGGTCTGTTTACGAGTTTGATCGGGAATAGTGCACCGGCACTTTGAGTAAACTCAATGTTTCAGTGCGACCATCCAGTCCTTCGATTAGACGGAATGGCAATTTACTCAAAACCGATGTACGTGCTACGATTAGAATTGCTATACTCGATATGATGCGTACATTGGGACGTGATGTGGTTTTGCTTCAATTGAAACCGAACCCTTTGTAGCACGTTCATCCCGTTCACTACGGTTGTCTTTATCTAGAGAGATAAATGCTAcagcagatacagttaagtctgcctcgtATCTTGACTAAcaacttgaaattgacattgaCAGTTGGTTGACAAAAACACTTTACGACACAAAAGAGATGAATTCAGCTTCCAAAATGTGATATTTCcacttttaaaccaagagttccacatggtgaagttgaaatcattactCCGCACGGACatcatcacgagtttgttgaccgttatggaatatcttttTCAACAAATGATATCCGATAcgttcctaatgtcgtaactacagtccTGTTCCCttttaacaaatatggcataccgaattagactataaaACGGCTTTGTGATAACATGAGTAGCACGACGGATGCAATATTTTgggcaggatctgctaacccttttggagaacctgagatcactcctCTGTGttacattttacctattatgtttgttgtgttctcacatcgttgtcaatataaaatggaatttgatgcgactgtcatacatatTTAGCACTGACggcatcaaaagttcaatgtaaaAAACAtgaattcacatagttttttctcTGACCTCATCCTtcttaaattaatttgaaaaatagatTGACCAAtgtggatatatgtaaaatcaatgtcaaataaacaaaacttgcagcaatgtttacccctacccccaaactattttgaaatacaataatCTACAACTTTATATTTTGGTCtttttgcctgtaccaagtcaggaatatgacagttcttatccattcgtttgatgtgcttggacttttgattttgccttttgatttttgattttcctttttgaattttcctcggagttcagtatttttgtgtttttactttttactttgtGTAGGGTCTATTTGTACTACCCTTAGGAATCCGTCACATCAAATCACACGTGACTTCAAATatcatgtaaaatatttcaatttagttCCAGCAGAAAGAGGTGTGATAAAAAAGGAAAGAGAAGCTGGAGCCTACAGATTATCAGCTTACTATGCTGCTAAAATAACCAGTGATCTCCCTTTGATCCTGATAACACCAGTACTATTCTACTGCATCATCTACTGGATGTCTGCTATAGGGGATGGAGTCTTATTCGCAATTTTTCTTGgtgtgaatttacttttctgcaCAGTGGCACAGGTATACACATTAAAGTTTGATTACAACTTTATTCAAAGATTTGCATTAACTTTTGTGTTTCAATGTTAAGGTTTATGTAAATAAGTCAGTAATAATCAATtcttatatagataaaaaaaaataactatataaaaaatattgatgtCTGTAATGATTGTAAAGAATATGTAATTCTTTTACAGGGTTCACTTGACTTCTATTTCATTTTCATAGTAAACGGCTCAGctgtaaaatatgattattgataatatgttatatttgttattctcatcggattttgtctaatgcttagatataggaagatgtggtgtgagtgccaattagacaactatccatctaaataacaatttataaagtaaaccattataggtcaatgtccgactttcaacacggagccttggctcacaccgaacaaaaagctataaagggccccaaaattacaagtgtaaatccattcaaacgggaaaaccaacggtctaacgaaaacgaaaaacgagaaacacgtataaattacataaacaaacggcaactactgtacatcagatttagtctctgaaactgatattaccaagatgcttgatttcttgattgacaacatatttgttacgttcggaggacgtgtttttcaacaaactgtcggcattTCAATGGGTACAAACTGTGCatctctacttgccgacttgttttttttattattatgaggctgacttcatgcaggaacttcttaggaagaaagaaagaagttagcaatatcctttaactctactttccgctatatagatgatgttctttcactaaataattcaaaatttggtgactatgtggaacgcatctatcccatcgaggtAGAGATTAAGGATtccacagatacagttaagtcggcctcatatcttgacttacatctagaaaatgacaatgagggtcggttgaaaacaaaacttgacgacaaaagagatgatttcagctttccaattgtgaactttttatttctaagtagcaacattccagcagcacctgcatacggggtatatatttcccaattgatacgatattcccgtgcttgcatttcctatcatgattttcttaatagagggttgctgctcacaaggaagctattaaatcaagagttccaaatggtgaagttgaaatcatccctccgtaaattttacggacaccatcacgagttggtttaccgttatggaataaccgtttcacaaatgatatcggatatgttccttacgtcgtaactacaatccccttccctttcatgaatgtgacctaccgaactagactatttaccggattttttatcacataagcaacacgacgggtgccacatgtggagcaggatctgcttacacttccggagcacctgagatcacccctagtttttttgtggggttcgtgttgtttattctttagttttctatgttgtgtcatgtgtgctgttgtttgtttgtctttttttcatttttagccatggcgttgttagtttgttttagatttatgaatttgactgtcccgatggtatctttcgtccctcttttttcttTAGTAACACAAATGTCTTAAAGAATATTCACATACATTTCAGTTAGTAGAGGAGCCGGGAAATTTTAACATTTGTACACAAGTATTTGTgatttgatatttcattttcaaaaggaAGTCTGCACATAACATGTAAATGTTGAACCTTTAATATCTGTTAATTTACCAAATTCTGTCCGAATTCctcttttattctattttctatatatgtttatactttagttgtttatttattaaaaatattgaaagaacCTCATGTTCATGAAAGCGATAAaagtgggacgaaagataccaaaggaacaatcaaactcataaatggaaaataaactgacaacgccatggctaaatatgaaaacgacaaacagacaaataatagtacacatgacacaatatagaaaactaaagaataagcaacacgaaccccaccaaaaactaggggtcatctcaggtgctctggataAATTGTTCATAGGTTAGGACTTTTTAAACTCTCTATCACAATGTCTCTAACGTGAAAATAATTCATAAGAAAGTGCCTCAACATTTCAAAAGTTTTTGTATCATTTAGAATGTGTGATTAAGTAGGGATTATATCACTGAACCAAGTCTGTTGTCTTCCTATCTCTTTGTATTAATGTGTATTTGCTGTTCAACATTTCATTTCAGAGTATTGGTCACATAATTGGAACAGCCATACCAGACATGAAACTAAGTTTAACAACAGTTAGTTCTTACATGCTGTTTTCTCTCGTGTTTTGTAAGTGTTTATTATAGGATTAAGGATGTCTGCTGGTCATGTTTTTGAATTCTTGTCATATTTTCGATTTTCTCAGGTTTTATccatacaaatgtattaaaaaattttTTACACGAGACCCCACTTTTGTCTTCATAAATCTGTTCAATAGATCATTTATGACCATTTGAATTTTTgtcatgaaatccttgttattttttcttggTTTAAAGGGTAAAAAACAATTCCAATGTTAACAAATAGTAAAGTCTGAAGAAAACCCTTTTCCCGCCATCTTCTAATTGTCTCGTATTTTGAAAACTACACACGAGACTATcgattttattactttattttgtttaaatatcaaagttgttttcatTTAAAGCAATcacatgaaatccttgttattttaaattagagcagcagacatccttaaCACTTGCATATAGAGGTTATGATTATCGACTACTCGTAAACTTGTGTAAATTTATGAGTATCTACCAAGTTTAAAcaataataacatttaaaaaaaatgtgtttattctaTATTATTCTTAAACCAAAcacaatttatattttacaattttgtttattggCGACTATCTATCATCAAAGTCATAACTAAGGAGTTAGCCGTCATAGTTACTTTCTAAAACCAATAAATGTACCTGTAGTACAATAGATTAAACaatcatacaatgtattttctCAACACTTTCATTTAATGAGTTATAATTCATGTTGTAAGAGTACAAGTAACGAATTAGGTAGTACTCCGCAGTTAGAAAATAATTGAAACTGAACCTCGGAGGCATCAAGTATTCCTggttttctgaagaaaaaaaattaagccaACTGTATGTGTCATAAATTTGTACATGTTGAATTCGTAATCAGTATATTGCAtagattttagattttattttcataagTTAAAATGATAAACTATATCTCCTGCTTATGACTACTTTGATGAATATTTTAGCCGGATTTTTGAATACTCATCTGCCTAATTGGATTAAATGGGCGAAATATTTGTCAATTGTCCATTACGCATTTGGTTGTCTCAACATACTGAGTACAGACGGAATGCCTGTTTTATGGTAAGATCATGTACTGTTATTAATTGCATGTCATCGATCTGCATGATTAATATTGTCTTACACACTTAATATAATATTTATCTGTCAAAGAGATATACCACAACTGTTAACCGTAAACTTAACAATGGGATGAATTTAACTTCAACACTTGAAAATCTGGGTTTAATAGCTTTCCTGTGAGCAGCAATCAGCTACATGTATCAAGAAATGGTAATAGCTAGGACAAaaaagccctggaatatcgtatgaACTGGGATATATATATACACCCTATGTAGGCGCGAATGTTACGGTAATGCATAAAAATCGAAAGTTTACAATCGGAAGCTGAAATATTCGTTTTTTGTCTTaaagattttgttttcaaatgcaACCGACTCTCATTGTAATTCCAGAGATGAGGCAAACTTAACTATCTGTTGTATTTTTTATCTGAAGTTCGATGGGATTGATGCGGTCAACATATATAGTTAAACAATTTTGAGCTATTAGGGAGAGAAcgtcatctttatagcggaaattttgtaaataagattCTACGTACATAGTTATTGTGTTTATACATAAATGTATATGTGATCAATAATTGCATGTCGCATGTTATTGTGTTTGCACTCACTAAATAATATACATGTCGGTCCAAAATCTCTTTTATAGTTCATGTTGAAAATTTATTTGACTTGGCGACTTAAAATAGAACTTGGATTTGATATTTGAATCTTGTATGTTAATTAAGCCTTTCTAgtttaatgttttcatttgttttatatttcaggtgTAATACAACTTCCGTTGAACTTTACCCATCATGCACTGCAAACACAACATTCGTTACAATATCGGACGTTCTAAAAGATTCCGGAATTGACTGtccttatttttgttatatagcaACTTTAGGAATCTTATTTATAGTTTTACGTGTTTTAGGTTATTATGTTATGAAATGGAAACGGTAGACGATATGTATATGTAGTGATGGCgtttttatatgttgtattgACAATGACAAAAAATTAGTATTTTGTATGACCCGAAATATTAAGGCTTATGTTACTCATCAAAACAGCGTACACAAGAcgttgaaaaattcagaaatatacAGTTATTCTTGTAAATACAGAGCATCTtgacttttttattatttatttgttatttgctCTAGTTTGTGTTTAGATTGGCGgctaattatatttaaataactgGTTGAATGGATGCCGAGCTAAAATGGGTAGTAAATTTGAAGTTGAATAATTGTTTAGCT from Mytilus galloprovincialis chromosome 5, xbMytGall1.hap1.1, whole genome shotgun sequence includes these protein-coding regions:
- the LOC143075118 gene encoding uncharacterized protein LOC143075118 isoform X3, with the protein product MVREMKTKASTSQLVVRNLVVSVKTKHILYGVNTGAQSGDLLAIMGPTGSGKTTLLNTIAGRVQSTSGEITMNGQYFNKHLRRRLGYVLQDDVFMPSLTLYETLYFTAMIRIAESVSVKDKQTRIDDIVKALDLKKCLHTVIGDFFVRGLSGGEKKRANIACEFLTDPDIMLIDEPTSGLDSTTAHNLMTQLKDYATHFNKTIIATIHQPSSQVYHLFSKLLLLMDGKVAYFGIASDALNYFERIGMTCAIHFNPADFLLALLSRDNETSKKILEEADRNKKFEIICGQSPLPNGQNGHYNHSYTNTSDADISIAELRTNGSAVSFDNICAVGMDTEDTSVHSHHTWPTSFWMQYRMLTWRQFRQSKGQILHKYEVIQSLLLATLAGILYFQTDYSYRTLRDKMGTIFFSVTYWGFNCIIATVTGFPAERGVIKKEREAGAYRLSAYYAAKITSDLPLILITPVLFYCIIYWMSAIGDGVLFAIFLGVNLLFCTVAQSIGHIIGTAIPDMKLSLTTVSSYMLFSLVFSGFLNTHLPNWIKWAKYLSIVHYAFGCLNILSTDGMPVLWCNTTSVELYPSCTANTTFVTISDVLKDSGIDCPYFCYIATLGILFIVLRVLGYYVMKWKR